CAGGTAAAACCACAGACAAATACGAACAGGCAGATAATGATCATTAAAATACCGTAAAAAATCATCCTCTTCCTTCTTTTTCCCCGCCCTGGCGACGCGGTCATATATCGGTTCATAAAAATCTCCCCTTTCCTTCAGGAATCTTTATTACACCGATATTCTATTACCGCACTGCATCAATTGAACTGCCCTCTCGCATCGTATTTGCATCATCTTCTGAATAGCCAAGTGAAAATGAGTCTGCTATGCTGATGTAATTTCCTTCTATATATTCCGGCCTGGTAAACATATAGAAAACATCTGTGTCTTCTGTCTCATACACCACTATATTCTCCATTGGCTGCGCGCTCATCTTCTTTAACGTTATCCCGAGATACTCCGCCCACTTATCCTGCGCATTTTCGGTCAGTCTGACCGCTGCGCCCGCGCCGTTAAGTTCTGTGCCGATCTCCGGTTCTATGCTGATCTCCGGTTCTATGCTGATCTCATATATGAGCTCTGTCTCTTCATCCATGAGGAGCCACAGGCCGGATCCGCTGCACTGCATCTCGATATAATAGCAGCGTACTTTTTTCTGTCCGTCTGTCTGTGTATAATATAATTTTACAGCTTCCAGGATCTTAATATCATAATTCAGCCCTTCTCCCGTGACTATGCCACTTTGCAGCAGTTTTTCAAGCCCGTTCCCCACCAGTTTCACAAGCTTTTTGTCCGCCGTATTGTATGTGACTTTACCCGATACGATCTCGCTGCCCATCCGCCTTGCCCTGCTGATGACCGACAGATTTTCGAGTGTGTCCTGCTGTGACTTCTCCGGTTTTGCGGATCTGCTGAGCTTTTCCGTCTTTACTTCCCGGAGCAGCCGTCTGTCCTCATAGCCGGACAGACGGATAGGCACATAGACAGAGGCGCCCAGAACGGCCGCAAGGAGAAGGACTGCCACCCAGGTTCTGTTTTTCATTTTTTTCTCCCTTCTTTGTCTTCCCGGGAAGCGCTATCGTCCCTGAGACAGACGGACACCCGCGTTCCCTTTCCTTCACGGCTCACAAACTTCATCCTTCCCCGGTGCAGCTTCACAATTCTGGAGCAGAGAGCAAGTCCCATGCCTGCCCCGCCCTGCGCCCGCGCGCGCGATTTGTCCACCATGTAAAATGCTTCCGTGATCTTGGACAGCTCACCCTTCGGGATCCCCTTACCGCTGTCCTCCACAGAGATACAGTACATCCCGTCCGGCAGCCTCCTGCCTGTAAACAAGATCCTGTCTCCTCTGCCGGCTGCCTTTCTCGCATTGTCCAGCAGGTTCATGCAGACCGTCTTCATAAGATCCGGCTCAAGACTTACGACACCGTCCCGGACTTTTGAAGAAAATAAGATCCCGCTGTCCGCCACAACCGGCGCAAACGCATTAGCTATCTGTCCGAGAAACTCGCGCATATAGACCGGACGGAATGTGAACTCCTGGTTTTCAAGCACGATCAGGTCCATCAGCTTCAGAGACAATGTCTCCAGCCGTTTTCCTTCTGTATAAATATAGTCCGCACAGGCCATACGCCGCTCCGGCTCCATCTCCCTGGAACGGATCATGTCCGCGTAACCGATGATCGATGTGAGCGGCGTTTTCAGCTCGTGGGAGAAATTGTCCACAAAGTCCTGCTGCCGCCGCGAATACTCCTTTAATTCATTCACCATATCTTCAAGCTTCACCGACATCTGTTCAAAGTCAGAGGCCAGCTCCCCGATCTCATCGCTGCGCGCGATATTGAGCTTCGGCCTGAAGCTTCCGTCCGCCATCTGCTTTGTGGCAGAAGACAGCTTTTTCAGCGGGGAGAGAAGCAGACTGGACACGACAAAGGAAACAAGACCCACGCCCACAAAAAGGACGGCCATCAAAACGGCAAATGTCGTATACTGCTGCCTCTTTGCCTCAAACAGGTACGTGATCTCCCGGAAGCTCTCCAGATACATCACCTCGCCTCTTGCATAGATCGGCCGCACCGCATGGATATAATATTTCCCCTGTGTTTTGTATATTTCATATCCTTTGTTGTCTCCGCCGATCTTGCCATATATGTCCCTGCTTCCTGACAGATCGCTGTTTCTGTAGACAGCGGAACCTTTTTCATCACTGACCGTGAACGCGATCGTGCCGCCGGATACATTGACCGTGATATTATCGGCGATCTCCGGCACCTCTTCCTTCATAGACGTCAGATCTTTAAGCTCCTGGTCTAAAATCTGCCCGAGAATATCATTTTCAGCATAGGCTGCCGCTATCTCACGGTCCAGCGACAGCTGAAACTGCGAGTGAATGAGAAAGTATCCGCCCACACTGCACGTAAACGCGGTGATGATAATGGTGCTGCAAAATATTTTCCAAAAAAACTTCAACTCCTACGCCTCCAGACGATATCCTACTTTGTATACAGGGACGATCTTGTGCTCCAGACCGAGCTTCTTGCGCATGCGCTGAACGTGAAGGTCCACGGTACGGCTGTCGCCAAGATAGGTCTCCCCCCACACTCTCTCATAGAGAAAGTCACGGTACAGCGCCACATTTCTGTTCTGCGCAAACAAAAGAAGCAGTTCATATTCTTTGGCAGTGAGCGCCACCGTCTCTCCGTTCCTTTTGACTGTGCGGGAAAGCGTGTCCACCGTAATGTCAAAAAGTGTGACCGTGCGCTGCGTCTTTCCGTACCGTCTGAGGACCGTCTCCACCCGGGCCAGCAGTTCTGCGATTTCAAACGGCTTTGTTATATAATCTTCCGCCCCGGATTTAAGCCCCTTCACCTTGTCCCTCACATCTGACCTTGCCGTCAGGAAGATGACCGGTATGCCCAGAGGTCTGATATACTCCAGAAGCTCATACCCGTTGATCTCGGGAAGCATGATATCGAGAAGTACAAGATCATATCTCTTCTGCTCTACCATGTCCGCCGCCTGTATCCCGTCAAAGGCACAAAAACAGAGGTACCCCGCATCACTTAAGCTCTCTTTTATAAGATTGGATATAGGTACCTCGTCTTCTACGATCAATATTTTATTCATTCCAGCCACCTCATATATTCATTAAAACTTTCCCGTATTAATAATATTATACATGATTATGGCATCATTTTTGTATCTTAATTTCACTGCTCTCCTGAAGCAGTATGTTTAAGCGAGCCTGCACTTGCGGTATACGATGACAAACAGCACTGCAAAGAGTCCCGCGTTGCACAAGATCACAGCCAGATTTCCGCCTCCTGCGGCCGGTTCTCCGATCGCGCCGATATAGTTGCTGATCTGCTGTGAATACGCATATTTGGAGACAGCGCCAACCTGCTCATTAAAAGAGGCGATCATAGGCAGAAAGGAGAACACGAGCATGACCGGCACGCTGACAGACACTTCCGTCACCTGATTCCTGCACGTGATGCCGATAACTGCCCCAAGCAGCAGGGAGATTATGATTCCTGCTCCCATAATGAGAAGAAAATGCACCGCCTCTCTTCCCGTATACTTGCCTGCCAGGGCAAACACAGCCGCCCCGAGCATAGAGCATACAAAAATGCCGAGACCGATTCCGAGCAGATATTCACCAGCTTTGACGTTGGCCATCAGAAGCTCCCGCAGCGTATTCTTTTCTTTTTCTTCTGATATTATGGATGCCGCTGCCGTGAGAGGCGCCATCCCCACATACATGGTGGCGAACAGAATGATAAAATACCGCTTTGGCATTCCTTCGATCTGTATAGAGTTCTGCATGATAACGGAAAGTACCGGAAACATGACGAATTGTATGAGCACCGCCTTATTCTTCAGCGTATCCTTCATCTGTTTCTTCCACACCGCATAAATTTTTTTCCCCGCCATGTCCTAAAGCCCCCTTCCTGTAAGTTCCATAAATACAGTCTGCAGATCCGGCTCCGTAGAATGGATCCCGGCCACCATACCGCTGCGGAAATACTCCGCTATCGTTTCCGCCTCACTTCGCTCATTGCCGAGCAGAACCGTGCGGCCGTCGTTTAAGCTGATCTTGATCTTATTCTGGTGATTATATCTTCTGCATATTTCTTCCGGTTCCCCCTCCTCCACGATACTCCCGTCGTTAAGAAGCGCGATCCGCCCGCAGAGCTTTGCCGCCTCCTCCATGTTGTGAGTCGTCATCATCACGGCTGTCCCCCGGTCTCTCTGTTCAAGGATCAGGCTGTGGATACAGGACGCTGTGGCCGGGTCGAGGCCGCCTGTCGGCTCATCGAGGAACAGTACCTCCGGCCGGTGCATGAGAGCCCTCGCCAGAACGAGCCGCTGCCGCATTCCTTTGGAAAGCTTATGGACCGGAGTTTTGGCCGCATCTGCAAGTCCCACCTTATAAAGTGCTTCACCGATCCCTTTCTTTGAAATGCCGTAAATATCCGTAAACACTGCCAGATTGTCTCTGCACGAAAGACGTTCGTACAGGCCGCTGTTATCCATGACCATTCCGATCCGGGCGCAGACCGTATTGTCAGGATGTCTGCTGTCATGACCCATAATAAATGCTTCTCCGCCGGTCTGCCCAAGCTGCCCGGTAAGTATCTTTATGAGCGTCGTCTTCCCTGCTCCCGACGGACCGAGCAGACCGAAGATCTCTCCTTCGGACACAGAGAGACTGATTCCTTTCAGGACCTCTTTGTCTTTAAATCTCATGCGGACATTTTCAGCGCTGATCTTCCGTTCCATTCTCTTCCTCCCACTGCCTTTTCATTTTCTCCAGTCCTTCCTGGAGCTTTCTGTTCTCAAGTTTTGTCTTCCATGCTGATATCCCTGTGCTCACAAAAAAGCATATGGCAAAAAAGAGCAGGAACAGCACCCAAGGCTGCCACATATCTGCCGGGAACCAGCCAAACAGAAAGATGAACACACACACAGACGCCAGAATACATGCAACCATGCCAAGAGCCCGTCTCCCTGCCGTCAGTTTCTTAAACAGTACATCTGTAAAAAATACATACTGCAGCAGTACGACGATAATAGAAAGGACGAAAAATTCCAGCATGATCTCCAATGGGATCCCTTTGCTCCCGAGCCGGTACAGCGCCGATATCCCGCGGGCGCTCTCCCCAAACAGGTGAGTAAAAACGGCCATACAGAGCATCGTAAACCCAAAGATAACAAGCACCTGCGATAAATAACTGAATATTGTTCTTTTTTCTTCCATAGTCAGATCCCCAACCTTTCTTTCAGCTGTTTTGTATACTGTCTCGACACGAGAAGCTGCTCCCTGTTGTCCATTGTGACCCGTATCTTTCTGTCAATGTCCGCTCTCAGCGATGTAATGTGGCGGACGTTGACGATACAGGATTTGGCAATGCGCAGAAACCCGCTCTCTTCCAGCTGTTCTTCCAGTTCATACAGCTTCATCTCTGTCTCGTAGACAGATTCCATCGTATAGAGAAATGTCTTTTTATCTGTCGTGTCTATATACAGGATCGAGGCAATGTCCAGCAAGTGGATCTCGCCGTCCCTGATCCCTGTCATCTTCTGTTCCAGCATCCTCAGCATGGAGATGATCTTTTCCACCTCCGGCGTCAGGTACGCACAGTTCACCGTGATCTCCGTGCCGGACACTGCCGGGTCTGTATTGATCGTTATCTTCACGTTGTCCCCTCCTCCTTAAACTATCTAAACTATAGCAGAGAACGTGCCTGCCAACAATATTGTGCGGCGTAAGTTGCACATATTATGCGCTGTGTTTCCACGCACAAAAAAAAGCAGAAGGCGGAACGCAGCTCTGTCTGCCGCATCCCGCCTTCTTCCATATTTTTTTATCAGTACCGTTCTTTCCTGCCGCGGCACGGATCTTACTCAAATCCGCGGATCCTCTCCACGATCGTCTTCTTTCCCGCTATCACTTCATAGACGGCCAGCGGAACGAGCGTGCATACGGCCGATACAAGTGCCGTCATTGCCAATACGGGCAGCACCGGAACGCTAAACGCGATCCCCATGTAATTCAGCGACTCGTAACACGCATAGGTGACTCCAAGCCCGGCTGTAGCTGTCAGCAGCAGAGAGATACCCGCAAACAGCAGCCCTTCCCTGATGAGCATGCCTTTCACCTGTTTTTCCGTCATCCCCACGCTCTCCATGACAGAGAGCTCGGTCTGTCTGTTCTGTATATTTCCGGATACTGTGTTAATATAATTCATGATCCCTATCATCGCGAGTATGAGCGTTATCCCGATCCCTACGCCCATCATATTGCCCTGTGCCTTTTTGACCGACTTCATAGTATCTATCTTTGAATCATATGACACATCTCCCCCGTGAGGGCCTTTTTCCGCAAAGTCCTTTATCTGCGCCTCTGTCTGCGCGTCATACTCTTCTTTATATTGGATGCCTGCTCTGGAGATCCATGGATCTTCAACGGTCTTATCCACGAACGCGTCACTTACGATTATCACAGGCGCCATACCTGTCATATATGCATAATACCCGTCATCCACCATACCACCGATCTCCATGCTGTACGACTGTGCGCTGTCATCATACGGAGTAAAAGCAAGCTTTTTCCCTCTTACATCAGACAGCTTAAGCGACAGATCATCCCTGTATATGAGGCACGTCTCTCCGTTCATGAATTTCTCTTTATCCACCGGTTTTTCCAGCGTACTGTTCACATAATCAAATTCTTCCTCGTCGATCCCGGACATAAAGGTGTAGAACTTTTCCGGATGCTGCCGGTATTCTTCAACGTCCTGTCCGTAGCTGTGGTCCATCCACGTCTCATAGAATTCTTTCATCCACATATCAGAAAACCCGGGCTCCCACGGGATGATGATCTGTGTGCTCGTCATGGGATGCACTTGTTTTACACCGTCCATCTCCCTGATCCCTGTAATAAACTTTTTATCTATTATTCGGGCCCACTTTGACGTGTCTTCTTTTCTCAGCGTATCATTGGAAATGATCAGGTCTGAATTCATGTAATTGGACATTATCGTCCGGGCTCCATGGCTCTCGATCATTGTGACAAGACAGAGAAATACAGACAGACAGGCTGCCAGGGACAGGATGACGATACCGGTCTTTTTCTTATCCCTTCCAAGCTGTTCCCGAGCCATCCTCCACAGGATATTCCCCTTTCCCGTCTTATGCGACGGCTTATTCCCTGATACCGCCCGGTAGCCGAGCGCCTCCAGCGGAGATACGGAATCCGCGATCCTGGCGGGCCTGCGGCTGCCAAGGTATATGGTAGCCGCGGCGACGGCAACGCTGAGCAGGAAGACCGCCGGATGAAAGGCGACCTCCACCTCGTCACGTATGCCCATCAGCTTCACGACTTTCGGGATCAGAAAGAACGATACCGCTGATCCAAGCAGGATCCCTCCGGCCGTACCGGCGGTCCCGATCATGAGCATCTGTCTCTGTATCAGCCTCCGTATCTGCTTTCCCGTCATCCCGACCGTCTGAAGAAGGCCGTAATATCGTATACTGCCCGACACCGACAGGTACAGGATGTTGTAGATGAGCAGGTACGCGCTCAGACAGGTCATGATGATGAGTCCCGCAAGTCCTGCCACGATCTGTACAGACATTTCCACCCCGGATGAGTAAAAAAGCCTTTGCTGCTTTCCAAGTTCCAGGGAATCCCTGAAATCCGACTGTGCCCTTTCCGTCATCAGCACAGATTTAAAATTCAGGTACAAAATGCCGGAGTTTGTATCAGAAAATTTATATCCGGACTGCTCAAAAAATGATTTTGACACATAGAATACTTTGTTGTCCCCATAGCCTTCCCATATGCCTGATATGATGAATTCCTTCGTATGCGTGCCATGTTTGTCCTGATAAGTAAGCGCAAAAGAATCTCCTGTCCCCAGATCCCCTTTTCCGCAGTCTTCCAGGGCGGCCTTGGTTGCCAGCAGCTCATTTTCCTTTGTCGGATATCTTCCCTCCATCCGTTCTACTGCCGGTTTTCTCTGCGTGTTCCAATAAGTGTCGTCGCTCCATATAAGGATCGTATGCAGCGTATCATCCTCGTCTGTCTCTTCCGTGTAACCGGCTTTTGCTTCTGTGCCGATGGTTGTGATATCTGCATTCTCTTCACACAGCTGTCTTTGCTCCTTTGTAAATCCTCCGATAAGAACCGCGTCAAAATCCGCCCCTTTCATCCGCATCTCCTGACGCGTCTGCATCTTAAAGTAAGTGATGCCAACTGTCAATATGGTAAACAGAAGGAAGGCCGACAACAGAATGGCCGTAGCCATCACCGCGTTTCTCCGCCGGTTTCCTGCCATGGAACGCCGCGCCAGCTTTGTGATTATTCTGCCGTTGTTATTCTTAAGCATGACGCTCACTTCCCTTCACGATCCGGCCGTCCTCGATACGGACGATCCGGTCCGCCAGCTGCGCAATATCCTGGTCATGCGTGATGAGCACGAGCGTCTGGTGAAACTGCCTTGCGACCACCCGGAGCAGCCCCATAACATCGTGGCTTGTCCCGGTGTCCAGATTACCGGTCGGCTCATCCGCAAGTATGATAGATGGTTTTGAGGCAAGCGCCCGGGCTATGGCCGCCCTCTGCTGCTGCCCGCCGGACAGCGTACACGGAAGCGCCTCCCTCTTTTCATCAAGCTTCAGAAGCTTAAGTATTTCATCCACAAACTCTCTGTCCACGCGGGCGCCGTCCAGCTCGATCGGCAGGATGACATTTTCATAGACGTTCAAGTCCTGTACCAGATTGTAGCTCTGGAACACAAATCCAACTTTACGTCTCCTGAAGACCGCCAGCTGTTCTTTGTTCATGCGGGATAAATCTTTCCCGTCCACGATCACCTGTCCTTCTGTCGGTGTATCCAGCCCGCCTATCATGTGGAGCAGCGTACTCTTACCGCTGCCCGACTTTCCTACGATAGCGGTAAACTTACCTTCCTCCGCCTGAAAATCCACGCCGTTCAGTGCCTTTACCGTATTTTCTCCAAGCTTATAATACTTTTTCAGATGTTTTGTCTCTACGATCCATGTCTTCATCTTTTCTGTCTCCTTTCTTCTTTACAACAAGCATATCTGAAAAAAATCACAAACCGTTCACAAGAAAGAAGAATCACAGACTTGTGACTCTTCCGGCAATCCCTTATTATATCCCGTTCGGAAGATAAATACAGAACTCTGAACCCGCTCCCGCTTCGGACCGCACTTCTATATATCCTTTCTGACGTGTTATGATCTCTCTTGCAAGATACAGCCCTACGCCGATCCCTTCCTCACCGTGCACTTCCGGCTCGCGGTAGAACCGCTGGAATACAAGCGGCTGCCTTTCCTGTGCAATGCCTTTTCCGCTGTCCTTAACGCTTATCTTTGTAAAGAACTCCTGCTCCGTTACGCTTATATGCACTGTTCCGCCCGGATCTGTATACTTTACGGCATTGTCCAGAATATTGAATATGGCCTCGCTCGTCCATTTCCCGTCGTGGGTCACCTGTATCTCTTCAGCGCATTCCACACTGATCTTGATCCCCTTTTTCCCGGCGGCGGGAACTGCCGCCTCAGCCGCACGCACGAGTGTCTCAAATATACGCGCCTTTTGGTACTGTATCTCAATGATACCCGCCTCCAGGCGGGACATCTTGACCATTCCCTGGAGGAGGAAATCCAGCTTTTCTGTCTGCCCCGCCATCTTTCCAAGAAATTCACTGTACTTTTCAGAGTCAGGAGCCCCTGACTGCAGAAGTTCCAGATACAGCTTCATATTGGCTACAGGCGTCCGTGTCTGATGGGATATGTCAGATATAAGTTCCTTCATCTGTCTCTTCTCTCTGCTGTTTTCCTCATATTTCTGATGCCACATGTGATTTATCTTCACAAGCTTCCCCTCTGTCTTGCCCCACAGTGTATCTTCGGGAAGTCCGCTTTCTTTCAGCTCCTCCCCCTTTTCCATCACGTCCAGACTCTTCTCCAGTTTTTCCGTAAATGTATAGATGTCTCTTTTAAGCTCCCGCATCCGGTGCCACATAAGGGCTGCTGCCGCGGCAAAACAGAGTGCGGGAATGATTACTTCAGCCATTGATACCCCATCCCGTAAACATTTGATATATATTTGTGCTTCTCATCCTCGATCTTGCCCCGCAGCCGGTTTACGTTCACCGCAAGCGTATGCCTGTCTACAAACTGGCCGTCGCAGTCCCACAACTGTTCCAGCAGTACCGAATAGGTGAGCAGCTGCCCGGCATTGTCTGTGAACAGGCGCAGCATCCGAAATTCTGTGGGCGTCACCGCACATTCAGTTCCTCCGGCTTCCATCTTTGCCATGTCAAAGTCAATCTTCAAAAAGCCGTCATCATATATATTTCTCGCACCCGTGTCCGCGCGCTTTAAGATGACGTTCATCTTTTTCAGCAGGATCTTCATGGAAAACGGCTTGGTCACATAATCGTCCGCGCCGGTCTCATAACCGTTGAGCGCATCCTCCTCCATATCCCGGGCCGTGAGGAAGATCACGGGAATCTCCTTTTGCTCCTTCATCCACCTGCAGAGCGCAAATCCCTCTCCGTCAGGCAGATTAACATCGAGCAAAACCAAATCTGCACATTCCTGCCAAAAGAGGCGCCTGGCCTCCTTCAGGGAATGTGCAGATATGACGAGATACCCCTCCCGTTCAAGGGAATAGGATATACCTTGATTCAGTTCTATATCATCTTCTACAATTAATATTTTCTGCATAGTGCACCTCTTATATTCGATCGCTGACTCTA
This is a stretch of genomic DNA from [Clostridium] hylemonae DSM 15053. It encodes these proteins:
- a CDS encoding sensor histidine kinase, with product MAEVIIPALCFAAAAALMWHRMRELKRDIYTFTEKLEKSLDVMEKGEELKESGLPEDTLWGKTEGKLVKINHMWHQKYEENSREKRQMKELISDISHQTRTPVANMKLYLELLQSGAPDSEKYSEFLGKMAGQTEKLDFLLQGMVKMSRLEAGIIEIQYQKARIFETLVRAAEAAVPAAGKKGIKISVECAEEIQVTHDGKWTSEAIFNILDNAVKYTDPGGTVHISVTEQEFFTKISVKDSGKGIAQERQPLVFQRFYREPEVHGEEGIGVGLYLAREIITRQKGYIEVRSEAGAGSEFCIYLPNGI
- a CDS encoding sensor histidine kinase, whose translation is MKFFWKIFCSTIIITAFTCSVGGYFLIHSQFQLSLDREIAAAYAENDILGQILDQELKDLTSMKEEVPEIADNITVNVSGGTIAFTVSDEKGSAVYRNSDLSGSRDIYGKIGGDNKGYEIYKTQGKYYIHAVRPIYARGEVMYLESFREITYLFEAKRQQYTTFAVLMAVLFVGVGLVSFVVSSLLLSPLKKLSSATKQMADGSFRPKLNIARSDEIGELASDFEQMSVKLEDMVNELKEYSRRQQDFVDNFSHELKTPLTSIIGYADMIRSREMEPERRMACADYIYTEGKRLETLSLKLMDLIVLENQEFTFRPVYMREFLGQIANAFAPVVADSGILFSSKVRDGVVSLEPDLMKTVCMNLLDNARKAAGRGDRILFTGRRLPDGMYCISVEDSGKGIPKGELSKITEAFYMVDKSRARAQGGAGMGLALCSRIVKLHRGRMKFVSREGKGTRVSVCLRDDSASREDKEGRKK
- a CDS encoding response regulator transcription factor, giving the protein MNKILIVEDEVPISNLIKESLSDAGYLCFCAFDGIQAADMVEQKRYDLVLLDIMLPEINGYELLEYIRPLGIPVIFLTARSDVRDKVKGLKSGAEDYITKPFEIAELLARVETVLRRYGKTQRTVTLFDITVDTLSRTVKRNGETVALTAKEYELLLLFAQNRNVALYRDFLYERVWGETYLGDSRTVDLHVQRMRKKLGLEHKIVPVYKVGYRLEA
- a CDS encoding ABC transporter permease; its protein translation is MLKNNNGRIITKLARRSMAGNRRRNAVMATAILLSAFLLFTILTVGITYFKMQTRQEMRMKGADFDAVLIGGFTKEQRQLCEENADITTIGTEAKAGYTEETDEDDTLHTILIWSDDTYWNTQRKPAVERMEGRYPTKENELLATKAALEDCGKGDLGTGDSFALTYQDKHGTHTKEFIISGIWEGYGDNKVFYVSKSFFEQSGYKFSDTNSGILYLNFKSVLMTERAQSDFRDSLELGKQQRLFYSSGVEMSVQIVAGLAGLIIMTCLSAYLLIYNILYLSVSGSIRYYGLLQTVGMTGKQIRRLIQRQMLMIGTAGTAGGILLGSAVSFFLIPKVVKLMGIRDEVEVAFHPAVFLLSVAVAAATIYLGSRRPARIADSVSPLEALGYRAVSGNKPSHKTGKGNILWRMAREQLGRDKKKTGIVILSLAACLSVFLCLVTMIESHGARTIMSNYMNSDLIISNDTLRKEDTSKWARIIDKKFITGIREMDGVKQVHPMTSTQIIIPWEPGFSDMWMKEFYETWMDHSYGQDVEEYRQHPEKFYTFMSGIDEEEFDYVNSTLEKPVDKEKFMNGETCLIYRDDLSLKLSDVRGKKLAFTPYDDSAQSYSMEIGGMVDDGYYAYMTGMAPVIIVSDAFVDKTVEDPWISRAGIQYKEEYDAQTEAQIKDFAEKGPHGGDVSYDSKIDTMKSVKKAQGNMMGVGIGITLILAMIGIMNYINTVSGNIQNRQTELSVMESVGMTEKQVKGMLIREGLLFAGISLLLTATAGLGVTYACYESLNYMGIAFSVPVLPVLAMTALVSAVCTLVPLAVYEVIAGKKTIVERIRGFE
- a CDS encoding ABC transporter permease encodes the protein MAGKKIYAVWKKQMKDTLKNKAVLIQFVMFPVLSVIMQNSIQIEGMPKRYFIILFATMYVGMAPLTAAASIISEEKEKNTLRELLMANVKAGEYLLGIGLGIFVCSMLGAAVFALAGKYTGREAVHFLLIMGAGIIISLLLGAVIGITCRNQVTEVSVSVPVMLVFSFLPMIASFNEQVGAVSKYAYSQQISNYIGAIGEPAAGGGNLAVILCNAGLFAVLFVIVYRKCRLA
- a CDS encoding LytTR family DNA-binding domain-containing protein, which encodes MKITINTDPAVSGTEITVNCAYLTPEVEKIISMLRMLEQKMTGIRDGEIHLLDIASILYIDTTDKKTFLYTMESVYETEMKLYELEEQLEESGFLRIAKSCIVNVRHITSLRADIDRKIRVTMDNREQLLVSRQYTKQLKERLGI
- a CDS encoding response regulator transcription factor; translation: MQKILIVEDDIELNQGISYSLEREGYLVISAHSLKEARRLFWQECADLVLLDVNLPDGEGFALCRWMKEQKEIPVIFLTARDMEEDALNGYETGADDYVTKPFSMKILLKKMNVILKRADTGARNIYDDGFLKIDFDMAKMEAGGTECAVTPTEFRMLRLFTDNAGQLLTYSVLLEQLWDCDGQFVDRHTLAVNVNRLRGKIEDEKHKYISNVYGMGYQWLK
- a CDS encoding ABC transporter ATP-binding protein, producing MKTWIVETKHLKKYYKLGENTVKALNGVDFQAEEGKFTAIVGKSGSGKSTLLHMIGGLDTPTEGQVIVDGKDLSRMNKEQLAVFRRRKVGFVFQSYNLVQDLNVYENVILPIELDGARVDREFVDEILKLLKLDEKREALPCTLSGGQQQRAAIARALASKPSIILADEPTGNLDTGTSHDVMGLLRVVARQFHQTLVLITHDQDIAQLADRIVRIEDGRIVKGSERHA
- a CDS encoding ABC transporter ATP-binding protein, which codes for MERKISAENVRMRFKDKEVLKGISLSVSEGEIFGLLGPSGAGKTTLIKILTGQLGQTGGEAFIMGHDSRHPDNTVCARIGMVMDNSGLYERLSCRDNLAVFTDIYGISKKGIGEALYKVGLADAAKTPVHKLSKGMRQRLVLARALMHRPEVLFLDEPTGGLDPATASCIHSLILEQRDRGTAVMMTTHNMEEAAKLCGRIALLNDGSIVEEGEPEEICRRYNHQNKIKISLNDGRTVLLGNERSEAETIAEYFRSGMVAGIHSTEPDLQTVFMELTGRGL